One Nesterenkonia populi DNA window includes the following coding sequences:
- a CDS encoding type II secretion system F family protein — MIPALAAGALAAVSILLLAPGGPRLDARLPGAAPRRRAPKNAEPGAGDVDAASLLDLTGALLAAGIGIEAALDRLARTVPGADPLGRMHRALAAGAGWQQASAHVEHHPQLALYCEHLSFSYATGAPSARMLEAAAAQARARQRHEAERAAGELGVKMMLPLGACFLPAFILLGVVPVIISMLPETLGL; from the coding sequence GTGATCCCCGCCCTCGCCGCAGGCGCCCTCGCAGCCGTCAGCATCCTTCTGCTCGCGCCCGGCGGACCCCGGCTCGACGCACGCCTGCCAGGGGCTGCCCCGCGCAGGCGTGCGCCGAAGAACGCAGAGCCGGGGGCGGGTGACGTCGACGCGGCATCCCTCCTGGACCTGACCGGGGCGCTGCTGGCCGCCGGGATCGGCATCGAAGCGGCCCTGGACCGGCTCGCCCGCACCGTCCCCGGAGCCGATCCGCTCGGCAGGATGCATCGGGCGCTCGCCGCTGGAGCCGGGTGGCAGCAGGCCTCCGCCCACGTGGAGCATCATCCGCAGCTGGCCCTCTACTGTGAGCACCTCAGCTTCTCCTACGCCACCGGTGCGCCCAGCGCCCGAATGCTCGAAGCCGCCGCAGCTCAGGCCCGCGCCCGGCAGCGGCACGAAGCCGAGCGCGCCGCCGGGGAGCTCGGCGTGAAGATGATGCTGCCGCTGGGCGCCTGCTTCCTCCCCGCCTTCATTCTGCTGGGAGTGGTCCCGGTGATCATCAGCATGCTCCCGGAGACGCTCGGACTGTGA
- a CDS encoding PIG-L deacetylase family protein yields the protein MSDALALFDDADVRRVLCVVAHPDDMEYGGSAAAARWAEHGIEVSYLLLTAGEAGMREELPSEVAVLRAEEQRAACAEVGVKDLVILDFADGALQADLVVREAIARHIRRVKPDVVLTQTWELEVSWGLNHADHRAAGLAAVDAVRDADNPWVFPHLAEQEGLKAWGASWLLSFGGEPTHLINVTGEPLERAVASLEAHEQYLAALGGDFDARGMLEGMMSAAARRGEDPSITHALGVAAYRM from the coding sequence ATGTCTGACGCTCTTGCGCTCTTTGACGATGCTGACGTCCGCAGGGTGCTGTGCGTGGTCGCCCACCCGGACGATATGGAGTACGGGGGCTCGGCCGCCGCCGCCCGATGGGCTGAGCACGGCATCGAAGTGTCCTACCTGCTGCTGACCGCCGGGGAGGCGGGGATGCGGGAGGAGCTCCCCTCCGAGGTCGCCGTGCTGCGCGCTGAGGAGCAGCGGGCCGCCTGCGCTGAGGTGGGGGTCAAGGACCTTGTGATCCTGGACTTCGCGGACGGCGCCCTGCAGGCCGATCTGGTCGTGCGGGAGGCGATCGCCCGCCATATTCGCCGGGTGAAGCCCGACGTGGTGCTCACCCAGACCTGGGAGCTCGAGGTCAGCTGGGGCCTCAACCACGCTGATCACCGGGCCGCTGGCCTCGCGGCCGTGGACGCAGTGCGCGACGCCGACAACCCGTGGGTCTTCCCGCACCTGGCCGAGCAGGAGGGGCTCAAGGCTTGGGGTGCGAGCTGGCTGCTGAGCTTCGGGGGCGAGCCCACCCACCTGATCAACGTCACCGGGGAGCCCCTGGAGCGTGCAGTCGCCTCGCTGGAGGCCCATGAGCAGTACCTGGCTGCCCTGGGCGGGGACTTCGACGCCCGCGGAATGCTGGAAGGGATGATGTCGGCGGCAGCCCGGCGCGGCGAAGACCCGAGCATCACCCACGCCCTCGGGGTAGCGGCATACCGGATGTAG
- a CDS encoding DUF4031 domain-containing protein yields the protein MTVYIDPPIWPAHETAFGHLISDFSLVELHTFAGAAGISPRAFDLDHYDVAAHHYERLVACGAVEVTGRDLARILRDSGLRIKHKDR from the coding sequence ATGACCGTCTATATCGACCCGCCGATCTGGCCCGCGCACGAAACTGCGTTCGGGCACCTGATCTCTGACTTCTCCCTGGTGGAGCTGCACACGTTCGCCGGCGCGGCGGGGATCAGCCCGCGCGCCTTCGACCTGGACCACTATGACGTCGCGGCCCACCACTACGAACGGCTGGTGGCCTGCGGGGCGGTGGAGGTCACCGGGCGTGACCTGGCCCGGATCCTGCGCGACTCCGGCCTGCGCATCAAGCACAAGGACAGATAG
- a CDS encoding Rv3654c family TadE-like protein, whose protein sequence is MRRGGAATPDEDGSGTVAAIGVIAGLMVLFAVVHLITAAAAAGAQAARAADLAALAAADTARGLATGDPCAAAEQVAVRNSAAVLDCRVGGEHETEVRVTVSVEAELLLLPAQLSMPGTRAERTSRAGPPEALQAGHVE, encoded by the coding sequence ATGAGGCGCGGCGGGGCCGCGACGCCGGACGAGGACGGCTCCGGGACAGTGGCGGCCATCGGGGTGATCGCGGGGCTCATGGTGCTGTTCGCGGTGGTCCATCTGATCACTGCTGCGGCTGCGGCCGGCGCCCAGGCTGCCCGTGCGGCGGATCTGGCGGCGCTGGCCGCGGCTGACACCGCCCGCGGTCTGGCAACGGGCGACCCGTGCGCTGCGGCTGAGCAGGTCGCGGTGCGCAACAGTGCCGCCGTACTGGACTGCAGAGTGGGCGGCGAGCACGAGACCGAAGTGCGGGTGACCGTGAGCGTGGAAGCGGAGCTTCTCCTCCTGCCGGCGCAGCTTTCGATGCCGGGCACTCGGGCGGAGCGCACCAGCCGGGCCGGCCCGCCGGAGGCTCTGCAGGCAGGGCATGTGGAGTAG
- a CDS encoding TadE family type IV pilus minor pilin, protein MSLAEDPGDRGSVTAEFALALPSIVAVLLLVLSLGSHGVQAVALESAAREAARELARGEPAAVVEEAAVRAAGDSVTVTLSPDGAYTRVLLTRPVRIAGLIEVSSVYEAEASALTEHVGGSGR, encoded by the coding sequence ATGAGCCTCGCGGAGGATCCCGGGGACCGGGGGTCAGTGACGGCGGAGTTCGCCCTGGCGCTTCCGTCCATCGTGGCGGTGCTGCTGCTGGTGCTGAGCCTGGGATCCCACGGTGTCCAGGCGGTCGCCCTGGAGTCCGCGGCGCGCGAGGCGGCCCGGGAGCTGGCTCGCGGGGAGCCGGCGGCCGTCGTGGAGGAGGCCGCTGTCCGTGCCGCCGGCGACAGCGTCACCGTCACGCTGTCCCCCGACGGGGCCTACACCCGGGTGCTCCTGACTCGTCCTGTCCGGATCGCTGGGCTGATCGAGGTGTCCTCCGTCTACGAGGCCGAAGCCTCGGCCCTCACCGAGCACGTCGGAGGATCAGGCCGATGA
- a CDS encoding DUF4244 domain-containing protein — MKNTGWPAPLQREQAEDALKALHQDEDGLATAEYGIVMLAAVGFAGLLTVILTSDTVQGLLSSVVESALSH, encoded by the coding sequence ATGAAGAACACCGGCTGGCCCGCCCCGCTGCAGCGGGAGCAGGCTGAGGACGCGCTGAAGGCCCTCCATCAGGACGAGGACGGCCTGGCCACCGCTGAGTACGGCATCGTGATGCTCGCCGCGGTCGGGTTCGCCGGGCTGCTCACGGTGATCCTCACCTCGGACACCGTCCAGGGCCTGCTGAGCAGTGTGGTCGAGTCTGCGCTGAGCCACTGA
- a CDS encoding DEAD/DEAH box helicase, with amino-acid sequence MLREAGLSADLGAEASSLRHLRTLPAREAVTAEWPDWVPGPLRAAYRQTGAPAPYAHQVQAAEALHAGRHMILATGTASGKSLATQLPGLAAILGAPAGAAAAAHPTGEAAVLYLSPTKALAADQLDSLRELAETVGAGGPAGGIRPEAYDGDTDPESRSWVRQHANFVLSNPDMLNAGILPNHRGWARFFARLRYVIIDEAHTARGIFGSHLALLLRRLRRVARAYGADPVFAGASATSGDPAASFARLIGEPSDGVTAVTEDASPHGAVDVYLWEAADAVGISGDRGAPVKRSLTVEAADLLTNLVVAGRRSLAFIKSRRGAETIARIAGESLSEVDASLTERVSAYRSGYLKEERRELERQLRSGQLLGVASTPALELGIDISGLDVVVIAGWPGTRASFFQQLGRAGRSGQRGAAFFIGGDEPLDSYLLAHPEAIFDRPVEDAVTDPSNPHVAAPHLLAAAQELPLTPADIEEAGLFAGLRWLAEALTQQGHLRRRPRGWFFNHDDASAASWVRLRSDGAGPYTIVNVEDGTVVGDMGAAQAQPQAHPQAVYVHQGRTYVVEELDLEQSTVLVAPANPPYYTQARETTTISVIETQRTEPWGGFSLCFGAVEVTSAVVGFQRKALGSSEVLSDEPLELPPSTLRTQAVWLTAAETTLQEGGVIVEHVPGALHAAEHAMIGLLPLLSSSDRWDIGGVSTALHADTELPSIFVYDGHPGGAGFAQRGFELAADWVRATAEAIEACGCSDGCPSCVQSPKCGSRNSPLSKQGALNLLRTALKHHDAEQAGEAGRPAWGHTRAVRGWG; translated from the coding sequence CTGCTGCGTGAGGCGGGGCTGTCCGCCGACCTGGGCGCGGAGGCCTCCTCGCTGCGGCACCTGCGCACTCTCCCGGCACGCGAGGCGGTCACCGCCGAATGGCCGGACTGGGTGCCGGGGCCGCTGCGGGCCGCCTACCGGCAGACCGGCGCCCCGGCGCCCTACGCTCACCAGGTCCAGGCCGCCGAGGCGCTCCACGCCGGGCGGCACATGATCCTGGCGACCGGGACGGCGTCGGGAAAGTCCTTGGCCACCCAGCTCCCTGGTCTCGCGGCGATCCTCGGCGCCCCAGCCGGGGCGGCAGCCGCGGCGCATCCCACCGGCGAGGCCGCCGTCCTCTACCTCTCCCCCACCAAGGCCCTGGCCGCCGACCAGCTCGACAGCCTCAGGGAGCTCGCCGAGACGGTCGGGGCCGGGGGCCCGGCCGGCGGCATTCGACCAGAGGCCTACGACGGCGACACTGACCCGGAGTCCCGCTCCTGGGTGCGGCAGCACGCCAACTTCGTCCTCTCCAACCCAGACATGCTCAACGCCGGAATCCTGCCCAATCACCGGGGCTGGGCCCGGTTCTTCGCTCGCCTGCGTTACGTGATCATCGATGAGGCGCACACTGCGCGCGGGATCTTCGGCTCCCACTTGGCGCTGCTGCTGCGCCGGCTGCGGCGCGTGGCGCGCGCCTACGGCGCTGATCCGGTGTTCGCCGGGGCGAGCGCCACCAGCGGCGACCCGGCAGCCTCCTTCGCCCGGCTGATCGGCGAGCCCTCGGACGGCGTGACGGCGGTGACCGAGGACGCCTCGCCCCATGGTGCGGTGGACGTATACCTCTGGGAGGCGGCCGACGCCGTCGGGATCAGCGGGGACCGCGGTGCACCGGTGAAGCGTTCGCTCACCGTGGAGGCTGCGGACCTGCTGACCAATCTGGTGGTGGCGGGCCGGCGCAGCCTCGCCTTCATCAAGTCCCGGCGCGGCGCGGAGACGATCGCCCGGATCGCCGGGGAGAGCCTGTCCGAGGTGGACGCCTCCCTCACTGAGCGGGTCTCGGCCTACCGGTCCGGGTACCTGAAGGAGGAGCGCCGGGAGCTGGAGCGGCAGCTGCGCAGCGGGCAGCTGCTCGGCGTCGCCTCCACTCCTGCCCTGGAGCTGGGCATCGACATCTCGGGGCTCGACGTCGTCGTGATCGCCGGCTGGCCGGGGACTCGTGCGTCCTTCTTCCAGCAGCTGGGGCGCGCCGGACGATCCGGGCAGCGGGGGGCGGCGTTCTTCATCGGCGGGGACGAGCCGCTGGACTCCTACCTGCTCGCCCACCCGGAGGCGATCTTCGACCGTCCGGTGGAGGACGCGGTCACCGACCCCTCCAACCCGCATGTGGCCGCTCCGCACCTGCTGGCCGCAGCCCAGGAGCTTCCCCTGACTCCGGCGGACATCGAGGAGGCTGGCCTGTTCGCCGGACTGCGCTGGCTGGCTGAGGCGCTGACCCAGCAGGGGCACCTGCGGCGGCGGCCCCGGGGCTGGTTCTTCAACCACGACGACGCCTCGGCCGCCTCGTGGGTGAGGCTGCGCTCCGACGGGGCCGGCCCGTACACGATCGTCAACGTGGAGGACGGCACTGTGGTCGGGGATATGGGGGCCGCACAGGCTCAGCCGCAGGCCCACCCGCAGGCGGTCTACGTCCACCAGGGCCGCACCTATGTGGTGGAGGAGCTGGACCTGGAGCAGAGCACGGTGCTGGTGGCACCGGCGAACCCTCCCTACTACACCCAGGCCCGGGAGACGACGACGATCAGCGTGATCGAGACCCAGCGCACCGAGCCCTGGGGCGGGTTCAGCCTCTGCTTCGGGGCCGTGGAGGTCACCAGCGCCGTGGTCGGCTTTCAGCGCAAGGCTCTGGGGTCCTCCGAGGTGCTCTCGGATGAGCCGCTGGAGCTGCCGCCGTCGACTCTGCGCACCCAGGCGGTGTGGCTGACCGCTGCCGAGACCACCTTGCAGGAGGGCGGGGTGATCGTGGAGCACGTGCCGGGAGCGCTGCACGCCGCTGAGCACGCCATGATCGGGCTGCTGCCGCTGCTCTCCAGCTCGGACCGTTGGGACATCGGCGGGGTCTCCACTGCTCTGCATGCAGACACGGAGCTGCCGAGCATCTTCGTCTATGACGGCCATCCCGGGGGCGCCGGGTTCGCCCAGCGCGGCTTTGAGCTGGCGGCGGACTGGGTGCGTGCCACCGCTGAGGCGATCGAGGCGTGCGGCTGCTCGGACGGCTGTCCCTCCTGCGTGCAGTCCCCCAAATGCGGCAGCCGGAACAGCCCGCTGAGCAAGCAGGGGGCGCTGAATCTTCTGCGCACCGCGCTGAAGCACCATGACGCCGAGCAGGCAGGTGAGGCAGGCCGGCCCGCGTGGGGGCACACGCGAGCCGTGCGCGGCTGGGGCTGA
- a CDS encoding homocysteine S-methyltransferase family protein, whose protein sequence is MPAHTSLTERLDAGPVICAEGFLFELERRGYLTAGEFVPEVALEHPEALKSLHVDFQRAGSDIVQAFTYNGHREKMRVIGKEDLLEPLNRSALRIARDVADAEPGNFMAGNISNTNIWDPSDPAKQAEVRGMFEEMVGWAVEEGADLIIGETFYYAGEALAGLEVAKASGLPVVLTLAPMAFEEMADGVGVVETAQQLEQAGADVVGLNCFRGPETIMPWLRQIREKVSCHVGALPIPYRTTAEEPTFFSLSDVRATVPSPHGRTFPTALDPLFTNRYEIGAWAKEAYDLGVNYLGVCCGASPMHIREVAEAVGLTTEASRFSENMRNHFMYGSHDRLAENIAALGARA, encoded by the coding sequence ATGCCCGCCCACACCTCTCTGACCGAACGCCTCGACGCCGGCCCCGTGATCTGCGCCGAAGGATTCCTCTTCGAGCTCGAGCGCCGCGGCTACCTCACCGCCGGGGAGTTCGTCCCGGAAGTCGCCCTGGAGCACCCCGAAGCCCTGAAGTCCCTGCACGTGGACTTCCAGCGCGCAGGCTCCGACATCGTCCAGGCCTTCACCTACAACGGGCACCGCGAAAAGATGCGGGTCATCGGCAAGGAGGACCTCCTCGAGCCGCTGAACCGCTCCGCCCTGCGGATCGCCCGAGACGTCGCTGACGCCGAGCCCGGCAACTTCATGGCCGGCAACATCTCCAACACCAACATCTGGGACCCCTCCGACCCGGCCAAGCAGGCTGAGGTCCGCGGAATGTTCGAGGAGATGGTCGGCTGGGCCGTCGAGGAGGGAGCCGACCTCATCATCGGCGAGACCTTCTACTACGCCGGTGAGGCGCTCGCCGGCCTCGAGGTCGCCAAGGCCAGCGGCCTGCCCGTGGTGCTGACCCTGGCCCCGATGGCCTTCGAGGAGATGGCCGACGGCGTGGGCGTCGTGGAGACCGCCCAGCAGCTCGAGCAGGCCGGAGCAGACGTCGTCGGGCTCAACTGCTTCCGCGGCCCCGAGACGATCATGCCCTGGCTGAGGCAGATCCGGGAGAAGGTCTCATGCCACGTGGGCGCCCTGCCCATCCCCTACCGCACCACCGCGGAGGAGCCCACCTTCTTCAGCCTCTCCGATGTGCGCGCCACCGTGCCCTCCCCGCACGGCCGGACCTTCCCCACCGCCCTGGACCCCCTGTTCACCAACCGGTACGAGATCGGCGCCTGGGCGAAGGAGGCCTACGACCTCGGCGTGAACTATCTCGGCGTGTGCTGCGGGGCCTCCCCCATGCACATCCGGGAGGTCGCCGAAGCGGTGGGGCTCACCACCGAGGCCAGCAGGTTCTCCGAGAACATGCGCAACCACTTCATGTACGGCAGCCACGACCGTCTGGCCGAGAACATCGCCGCCCTCGGCGCCCGGGCGTAG
- a CDS encoding GNAT family N-acetyltransferase, with protein sequence MGVELTDELVGTWVTGWARTHNYEVTHEGRVHTARPTGDSEAWEYVLYAPEEVELRKIASAVGKSPERLLTVIADPKDDVMGLRSIDGLELISDEEVIMIADMAHQDVEDPITPEDFTTSREDFGEWTLFTVHQGESTAARGRLAVVDGFAILDRIYTAPDYRRQGLGTFVTRALLALAHEQEVEHGLLVATHDGRELYEYLGWELVGDVHVFGAPGATDRRRPSHSQVDNI encoded by the coding sequence ATGGGCGTGGAACTGACTGACGAGCTGGTAGGCACCTGGGTGACAGGATGGGCGCGCACCCACAACTACGAGGTGACGCACGAGGGGCGGGTCCACACCGCCAGGCCCACCGGCGACTCCGAAGCCTGGGAGTACGTGCTCTACGCACCCGAAGAGGTGGAGCTGCGCAAGATCGCCTCCGCCGTCGGCAAGTCGCCCGAACGTCTGCTGACCGTCATTGCGGACCCCAAGGACGACGTCATGGGGCTGCGCAGCATCGACGGACTCGAGCTGATCTCCGACGAGGAGGTCATCATGATCGCCGATATGGCGCACCAGGACGTGGAGGACCCCATCACGCCGGAGGATTTCACGACCTCCCGCGAGGACTTCGGCGAGTGGACGCTGTTCACCGTCCATCAGGGGGAGAGCACCGCGGCCCGGGGGCGGCTCGCCGTCGTCGACGGGTTCGCCATCCTCGACCGGATCTACACCGCCCCCGACTACCGCCGCCAGGGACTGGGCACCTTCGTCACCCGGGCCCTGCTCGCCCTCGCCCACGAGCAGGAGGTGGAGCACGGGCTGCTCGTGGCCACTCATGACGGCCGGGAGCTCTACGAGTACCTCGGGTGGGAGCTCGTCGGCGACGTCCATGTCTTCGGCGCACCCGGCGCCACCGACCGCCGTCGCCCCTCCCACTCCCAAGTGGACAATATTTGA
- a CDS encoding rhodanese-related sulfurtransferase has product MSQSRIVLYYLFTPLSDPEAVKLWQRTLCEHLNLRGRIIVSEHGINGTVGGEMKAVKQYVKQTRAYAPFKGMEFKWSEGDVEDFPRLSVKVRPELVAFGVPGEVKVDESGVVGGGEHLEPEQVHELIDAKRRDGLEVTFFDGRNAMEAQIGRFKDAVVPDTQTTRDFIAELDSGKYDHLKDQPIVTYCTGGIRCEVLSALMKNRGFDEVYQIAGGIVRYGEAYGDAGCWEGELYVFDGRMNTRFSEDARTIGECTSCGGATSTFFNCMDRGCSTLRLYCERCAHIPETTRCENCAARLEADPADPNSGELGKPRRPHQASAASA; this is encoded by the coding sequence GTGAGCCAGTCCCGCATCGTTCTCTACTACCTCTTCACCCCGCTGTCCGACCCGGAGGCGGTGAAGCTCTGGCAGCGCACCCTGTGCGAGCACCTGAACCTGCGCGGGCGGATCATCGTCTCCGAGCACGGGATCAACGGGACCGTCGGCGGTGAGATGAAGGCGGTCAAGCAGTACGTGAAGCAGACCCGCGCCTACGCCCCGTTCAAGGGGATGGAGTTCAAATGGTCGGAAGGCGACGTGGAGGACTTTCCCCGGCTGAGCGTCAAGGTGCGGCCGGAGCTGGTGGCCTTCGGAGTGCCCGGCGAGGTGAAGGTGGACGAGTCCGGCGTGGTCGGCGGAGGCGAGCATCTCGAGCCGGAGCAGGTCCACGAACTGATCGATGCCAAGAGGCGCGACGGCCTGGAGGTGACCTTCTTCGACGGCCGCAACGCGATGGAGGCTCAGATCGGCAGGTTCAAGGACGCCGTGGTGCCCGATACCCAGACGACTCGTGACTTCATCGCCGAGCTCGACTCAGGGAAGTACGACCACCTGAAGGACCAGCCGATCGTCACCTACTGCACCGGCGGCATCCGCTGCGAGGTGCTCTCCGCGCTGATGAAGAACCGCGGGTTCGATGAGGTCTACCAGATCGCCGGCGGCATCGTCCGCTACGGGGAGGCCTACGGCGACGCCGGCTGCTGGGAGGGTGAGCTGTACGTCTTCGACGGACGGATGAACACCCGGTTCAGCGAGGACGCCAGAACCATCGGCGAATGCACGAGCTGCGGCGGCGCGACGTCGACCTTCTTCAACTGCATGGACCGCGGCTGCTCCACTCTGCGGCTCTACTGCGAGAGGTGCGCCCACATTCCGGAGACCACCCGGTGCGAGAACTGTGCGGCCCGGCTGGAGGCCGACCCGGCTGACCCCAACTCGGGTGAGCTGGGCAAGCCCCGCCGTCCGCACCAGGCCTCTGCTGCCTCCGCCTGA
- a CDS encoding DUF7059 domain-containing protein, with amino-acid sequence MPETSPAPPSCSDLELIAALREDLAAANFTNDGVAQLLGTEAVGALDREQVVPGQLRILELLEDPSPQHGRNDAACAALTALWLVSVEVTAEQIDAALPRTRTQGLVRLGLAEITGPGPEDTAITPQEGPHAAPSEAARERRRVRPSADLRPYQVQGGEAAHDLWVTSDLSAHQVSGALPHDHVLGVGQASLTLAAGTHRRPVGSALDIGTGCGIQLLHLLDHAEHVVGTDVSERALVFARFNLLLNAPALSLDPHRLEDRVELLHGSLLEPAAGRTFDLVVSNPPFVITPRTGAAEEERYVYRDGGREGDTLMAELITGIPEVLNSGAAVQMLGNWEVPAAAQASASASTGTPSAAEAPDGDTFLRPRQWAERSGLSAWFIQRDLQTPPQYAETWLRDASEERDLAEYRRRYAAYLRDFEQRGVQGVGFGMIWLSKPRVGQEAWRRFEELTGEVQQPLGPVIGQTAARAAEDPESLLAHRLTVAGDVTEERYQRFGSEHPEVIIARQGAGLRRARPISSAAAGFMAASDGELAAGQIITAVCALTDADDDSLKAEVLDLYVDGYLNLYSEAQPPSSRTVAPK; translated from the coding sequence ATGCCGGAGACCTCCCCTGCCCCGCCGTCGTGCTCTGATCTGGAGCTGATCGCCGCCCTGCGTGAGGATCTCGCCGCGGCGAACTTCACCAACGACGGCGTGGCGCAGCTCCTCGGCACTGAGGCGGTGGGGGCCCTGGACCGTGAGCAGGTGGTCCCCGGCCAGCTGCGCATCCTTGAGCTGCTCGAAGACCCCTCCCCTCAACACGGCAGGAACGATGCGGCGTGCGCGGCGCTGACCGCGCTGTGGCTGGTCTCCGTGGAGGTCACCGCCGAGCAGATCGATGCCGCTCTGCCCCGGACCCGCACACAGGGGCTGGTCCGGCTCGGCCTCGCCGAGATCACCGGCCCCGGCCCTGAGGACACTGCCATCACACCCCAGGAGGGGCCCCACGCTGCACCGAGCGAGGCTGCGAGGGAGCGACGCCGCGTGCGCCCCTCAGCTGACCTGCGCCCTTACCAGGTGCAGGGGGGCGAGGCTGCCCATGACCTCTGGGTGACCAGCGACCTCTCCGCGCACCAAGTCTCCGGCGCGCTTCCGCACGACCATGTCCTCGGCGTCGGGCAGGCCAGCCTCACCCTGGCGGCCGGCACCCACCGCCGGCCGGTGGGCTCCGCCCTGGACATCGGGACCGGCTGCGGGATTCAGCTGCTTCACCTGCTGGACCATGCCGAGCACGTGGTGGGAACGGATGTCTCGGAGCGGGCCCTGGTGTTCGCCCGCTTCAACCTTCTGCTCAACGCGCCCGCGCTGAGCCTGGACCCGCATCGCCTCGAGGACCGGGTGGAGCTGCTGCACGGCAGCCTGCTGGAGCCGGCGGCGGGCCGCACCTTTGACCTGGTGGTCTCCAACCCGCCGTTCGTCATCACCCCGCGCACTGGTGCCGCCGAGGAGGAGCGGTACGTCTACCGGGACGGCGGCCGGGAGGGTGACACCCTCATGGCGGAGCTGATCACCGGCATCCCCGAGGTGCTGAACTCGGGGGCGGCCGTCCAGATGCTCGGAAACTGGGAGGTTCCCGCGGCGGCTCAGGCCTCCGCTTCGGCGAGCACGGGCACCCCTTCCGCTGCGGAAGCGCCTGATGGTGACACGTTTCTCCGTCCTCGGCAGTGGGCCGAGCGCTCAGGGCTGTCTGCCTGGTTCATCCAGCGGGATCTGCAGACTCCGCCGCAGTATGCGGAGACCTGGCTGCGGGACGCCAGCGAGGAGCGTGACCTGGCAGAGTACCGACGTCGCTACGCGGCCTATCTGCGTGACTTCGAGCAGCGGGGCGTGCAGGGAGTCGGCTTCGGAATGATCTGGCTGTCCAAGCCCCGGGTCGGGCAGGAAGCCTGGAGACGCTTCGAGGAGCTGACCGGAGAGGTCCAGCAGCCCTTGGGTCCGGTGATCGGGCAGACCGCGGCACGGGCCGCTGAGGATCCGGAGTCTCTCCTCGCCCACCGCCTGACCGTGGCCGGAGACGTCACCGAGGAGCGGTATCAGCGCTTCGGCTCTGAGCACCCGGAGGTGATCATCGCCCGTCAGGGTGCGGGCCTGCGCCGGGCCCGTCCGATCAGCAGCGCGGCAGCGGGGTTCATGGCTGCCTCCGACGGTGAACTGGCGGCCGGGCAGATCATCACCGCGGTCTGCGCCCTCACCGACGCGGACGACGATTCCCTGAAGGCTGAGGTTCTGGACCTTTACGTTGACGGATACCTCAACCTATATAGTGAGGCGCAGCCGCCAAGCAGCCGCACCGTTGCACCCAAGTAG